Within the Vigna angularis cultivar LongXiaoDou No.4 chromosome 10, ASM1680809v1, whole genome shotgun sequence genome, the region TATTTACTAACTCATAAAACACACAAATACACACCAACATTTGTGTAGAAACATATGTAAAACTAGTTCTctattaagagaaaaaaattaatataattatattattaataataatttatacacaatttttacgacaaataaagttaacaataattatcaataatattgatattaacattagttattattagcttaaaaaatattcattaggtagataaatttaattttcatttattagtaattattaaaatgtgaatattaatttttgatagtaaaaaattaaattaaataattatggGATTTTGAGTAATTTCATGGGTTTCGAAAAAACGAAGTAGTAAGCTTATCAACTAGAGGTTGAGTATATTGATGTTGCGATTTGTGTTTATCAATGCATTTGGCTTAGGTGAATCCTACAACAACTTGGAGTTGCTAAAAAAGAACTACAAAAGTTCCTTGTGTCAACAACTCTACAATCAATTGTCCAAAAAATTTGTTTTCCATGGACAAAACAAACACATTGGAGTGAGATTTCATTTTATCAGGGACTTAGTACATGTTGGAATTGTGAAGCTGAGTTTTTGTAGCTCTGAAGAACAGATTGAAAACATAACGACAAAGCCGCTTAGATTGGAGCAATTTATGAAACTCCATGGGATGCTTGGAGTAATTAATGCAACTCAGGTTTAAGCTCAATGTAAATACAATAGATTAAAGGAGGGAATGATAAGTTaaagtatttgtttatttatttttcacattcatAATAAAACCGATTTTTCAAGGTTAGTTATTTTGAATTCTCATGCACGTGCCATGAAATTTGGcgtttttgttttatattatgttttactCTTGTACATGTAGAAGGCTACAAAAGCCTGATGCCCATTTTCAAGAAATAACGGTGGTTCATTCTTTCCACCTTTGTTCTTACAATTAATTTCAACAATTGATATTAGAGTCAATGTCACATGTTCGATTCCTAGAGGGCAATTGTTTAAGGGGGATTGTTGTAGGTTGCATAATTATCTCATGGCGTACACTAGGTGGGTCGAGTCACAATCAAAGAGTGTGATTCCTACTGGGACAATTgttgagggggagattgttgcATATGGTATCAATTGTTCCATAAAGAATAAGTTGATCGAGTCACAATTCAACCGTGACTCTTGGACAATACACTCTTAAGTAGAAAAAGTTACATCCTGATTACCAGCTATAACTTTTGACCTAGTGATAAGAACTAAATCCCATGTATCAAAACTCAATACCAAAAAACAAACTAGTTTTAATTCCATCACAAATGAAAGACTATAAAACCTCAAGATTACATACCCAAATACCAAATATCGGAccattatagaaaaaaaatcaatccgAGCCAAAGTAAGgtcaaaatatatatgatatttaaaagacatttttaaatttaaattactttttgaaggtttaatttagattttattttcaaatttagattaCTTTTTGTACGTTTAAATGTGTTATGTCTTTTAGGACTGTTTTCAACAAGTTTTTATTCTTATGACTCTTATTTAAGATCAATGTCTTATTTGAGttcaaaactttaaattttatgtcATGGTTACatactatattttaaataagattataactgtattttttttatcagcagaTTATAACTGTGTATGACTCTGCAAAGAAAATTAAGGcgagtttattttatataatcaagtctcatttcacatttttatcttctttgttacagtaaaattcatattaaataaatataaatataaatataatgtataCCTCtaattcttataatatttatgttggtaattaataattattaatattaatatttaacattgCAGAGAAAAACGATGTAACATTATATCTTTAGGAAAGTGTAATTTATTTGCATTGCAGGCacattctattatttattattaatcacGTCACTCACATCCAAGTGATCCAAAGCAAGCTCTTGATTCACATTTGTAGGTAAGAATCTCCTTAATTTCCTATGTTATGTCATTTTGGTTTGGTTAACATTTACGTGGGTTTTAATTCGTTTGGTCTAGGTCAGTAATTCATTTTCCCTTTTGAATTTAGTTTGCGTATTGCGTATGCTCAACGCTAACTTCAAATGTAGCCCTGCCCCATGCATAATTCCAGTGACACTTCTAATATCCTGACTTTTGAAGTTTCCTTGATTACAATTCAATTGTAGTCACAACTTTTTTGTAAATCTTTAGTATTAAAGTTGCAACACGATCCAATTTTGGCTGCAAAGTTCTTAAAACCTTAATGTTGCGGTTAAATTGCAACCATGAAGTGAATTTTTAAAGCCTTGATACCTTTAATATGTTTACATCCTTGTAATCATAAACCATCATGTGGGTAGATAACATGTTTGCGTCATCCTGAATTAAATTGACTACAACGTGTTTGTTTCGTTTTCTTTATGTTAGTGTGGAAATTGTTcattttttaactattaaaacaagaaaatggTGTTATCTGATTGGTTGTATTGTATTTCTGTTTTGAAACAGAGAGTAATTTTTGTTACATATCTCAATGTGTACCCGATTGTTGTTCAGTTAGTCATCAAGTACTTATTTATCCAATTAGATTCGATGAAAAATAGGGAGCAAAACAAACAAGGTTTGGATGCCCTGATGCAGTTTTTGATGGTAGTCGAGCAGAAGAGGACCATGTGTTTGTGAGAAGGACCTTCTTTTTGTTACACATGGAGAGACTGAGTTGCACAGGTTCATCGATCAGAAGGCGTTCAACGAGCATATCAAGTCATACAAGCCACCATACAGATAATGATGACGAATCTGAGAGGGTTTCAGAGGCTGGAGACATTGGGGATAGAGCTCTTCCAAGCACCAGACTCAGTGAGAGTGGTAGTATCCGCTCCTCTTTTGACATCAGGCcagaagaaaatgaagttgTTGTTTCAACTGAAGATGAGGAAATATTGCACCCAAATTCCACTCTTTCAACAGGTGCCGTAGTGGACTCTGAAGCCATAAATCATGTGAGTTCTATTCAACACTTTCATACGGGGTAGGAGGTTGTTCGTTTCTgggttttctttttaaatgttaatttacCGTATCTGTTGATGAATGGCATTTCATACCGCTTTAGTGTTTTAACGTTGTTATTTGCTCTCAGGAAACTCGTAGAGGTTTGCCGAAGTTGCTGGACTATGCTTCATGTATGGTTCATTTAGCTGTTTTTGGAATTCTTGGGGTAATATATATGCTTAACATTTTTCCTTGAATTTTCACATATACTGATGATGACATCATTGCTGCATTAGAATTGCTATGGTGTTAATATTTTCCAGTTGATGTAAAATACTTTGGTGTAGCATTATCTGCTTTTCACTAGGAAGCTGCTGAACAGTATTTGGTGTGTAATATTTTCCTTCAGTACTGTCCATGCAGAGTGTGTAACTTATATGTGCTGCTTTCTTTATTCATACTTATTTTGCTTGTAAGTTGGAGGCTATGGAATGTTTTCAGCCTGAATTAGCACTGCTATAACCTTTTATCGTCAAACTTCATGTTAGGACACATGCAGTAGTTATCCTCAAGAATTTTGTAACGCAGAAGTTGCCATGATACTATGCAGGTCTTGACAAGATATTTACTGCAAAAATTGTTTGGCCCTGGGGTTGGCAATGTGACAAGCAACAAAACTCTTCTTTACCTTGACCTTCCTTCTAATATGGTGCGTCCTCTTTTCCAGATTCATAACTTTTCTGTCTCAGTTACATACAGATTAAAAGTCATATTCACAAATACCAACAGTGCAGAATTATTTGTCCAAGAACATGAATTCAggcattaaaatatataacaggTTTAAAAGAATCCTCTATGTTTAACAAAAAAGAAGTATCTTACTTTGGGCCATCTTTAAAGCTAGAGGCTGGTCCTAACAGGAATTATCTGACTCTGAACACCAAGTAGTTGTTCCTTTTCTCATGGCAGAAGATTAGCTGATTTTCCATTTTGCATTTATAAATCTTTGATCTGCAGAAtatacaacatttttttataaatcttcCTGTAATACAGTTAACTTCAGATATTTTAAATTTGCTTAAGTCCTTTATTCATGGAATGCAGTTGCAAGTTCGTTTTGGTATTCCtttaatataatcaatcaaataaaaatttaaatcgTTATTTAGGTGTACCTGAAACTTGAGAAAAGGAAACTGATTCAGATAACTTGGTAATGCAAATTTCTTTTCGTTTTATTCCAGATAGGTTCATTTCTTATGGGATGGTTTGGTATTGTATTCAAAGGAGACATATCTAATGTGTCGGAGCATCTAGCCATAGCAATAACAACTGGTTACTTAGGGAGCCTTACGACCTTCAGTGGTTGGAATCAAAAAATGCTTGAACTCAGTGTTTCTGGTCACTGGCTTTTCGCTTCGCTTGGATTTGTAGTAGGTAAATAAGTGTGATGAACAAGAGTACTTTACAAGAGAAATTATTGCAAGGCTTACATaggaaaattataaacattGTATGGAACATACATTCATGACCATCTAAAGTAGGTAGGTTTCTTTTTCATCCATCAACTTGGCtcattgaaaaattgaattggTCTTACTACTGGAAATTTTCAGGTCTATTTCTTGTTGCCTTTTCCATCATATTTGGGATTGAAACTGCTAAGGGTTTCAGGTGGCTTCTTAGCAAGCTGAGTATGAGTTGTGGAGCTAGAAGTGATGGCTCTAATATCAGCACCAAAGTAGACAGCAATAGCCGTCAGCTGACTATTATGATGATGTTTTTGGTGATCTTAATCATGTTATGGGGTGTCTGTGGGGTATTAGTAAAGGCTGAGTTCAGGCATGGTGGCAATGCAGCTGAGTTGTGGTTTGCTTGCATGGTTGGACCAATAGGTGTGTGGATTAGATGGTTCTTAGCACGGCTCAATGGTCGTGGCTTAGGAAAAGCAGGGTTGCTCAAATGGGTTCCATTTGGGACTCTAATTGCCAATGTATCTGCTGCTTTTGTTATGGCTGCACTTGCTACTGTGAAGAAAGCGGTAagtttctttgttattttattcaTCTTCCAATGCCACCAGTCATATTTACTGCATTTGCTAATGTCTGAGCTAATTTTAGATGAGAAATGTTGCACTCTTTTCAACACAATCTCTACCATTGGTTGAAATTTATTAGAAGTTCCAAATTTCTGTCTTTTGCgtctaatttaataaaacttcttaattttatagttttcaaTTAATGTTAATCAATACTAATGTGTTTCTTGTTAGATTTGAGAGCTAGACATACCTCTACTGGGAAATTAGTTTTCTTTCTATAATTCTACATTTCTTTCAACGCGTTTTAATAAGAAAAGTAGTAAATGTCTTATTAGATTTGAGATTGGACTCCTACAATTCTACATGGACAATGACATATTGATTTTCTGTCTTACTTATTAAGTAACTCATTGATAGGATATTAGCTAAAATGAGATGAGAAAATAATAACATCAATAATAAAGaagaatgaaattttattaagtgaaagaaattaCAATACTTCTCTCAACAAATATAAGGAGAGAACAGTAatacattttttcttaaaaacagGAGAATATAAACTATTAAGAGAATTTTAAAggagatgtttttttttaaaaaaaaagaaatctttttagtttttagaaCATCTACAAAAAATAGAGCTCATGATATTTGTGGAAATGAATTGAAAAATGCTTGTTATCATCGAGCTCCaggaagatatcaaaattaCGTTGGATTGCTGCTCCTTTGGTCTAAATggcttttttctttttcatttttataatatggcGTTATATGCCAATATCTATTAAAACCAAGAGGATATGCATTATGATTTTGTTTGTCCAAAGCAATATTTATTTCTCTTATGCAGGTGCACACCAGGGACTGTGATACTGTTGTATCAGGAACTCAATTTGGTCTGTTGGGGTGTTTGAGTACTGTCTCTACTTTTGCTGCTGAGTTTAATGCAATGAGAGAAAGTGACTATCCTTGGAGAGCTTATGCATATGCCTTAATTACAATATGTATCTCATTTGTTATTGGAATTTTGGTATATTGTATCCCAGTTTGGACAAAGGGGGTTTGACATTAATGCATATAGTTTCTGACTTCATGTATTCCAAATCAAAGTATCATTACAACcctttttatatataacaattgagttaaacaagagTAAGACATTTAATACTCTACAGAGAGGTTTTAAGCAACCAAAGTTTTCACAAAATCTATTTGGTGTACGTGTAAACTCATTAGTGTTGTTCTAATTGTATTATGAACCATGTTATTTTTGTGTCCCAATTTGCTTTAATAcgtgttaagaagtgaactttaaacttaacttaaTTCTACAAAATCGGTTTGTAAGATAAAAGTTATACTTACTTATATTTTTCAtgctaaaatatatatatatatacataaagcGTAAAAATTATAAGGTTTTTACAAGGTGAAGTTTGTATTCACTTATACTCTAGATAAATAAGAAGCAACTTGTTACTAATAAATatcaagtgtctattttttttaattgtaaactAAGAATGAGATGAGCTAGAAATTATTTGACAGAAAACGTGAACATGATTTAATTGAGAAGAGCTAGAAAAGACAAATGGTGCTAAAATTTCATATACATAAAATAaccttcctttttttttatagatgaaCAATGttagttttttcttaaaatcaattttattcaacaaaacataaaatggAATCATGTGATGCAATTTGTGTGCACATAATAAAGATACAATGGGTTCGAAAAATTAATTACTGGcataaaaattaactataagaaaatcaaaattttcattaattaaagtTCGTGAGAACCATTCAAAATTCTTGGATAATGTTATTTCTACGAATTTTTTACGAAATGAAATTTGTGGATAATATGCTCTTACGAAAAAAATTTCACGGATTTTTAATTTCTGTGAGCAATTTTTGACAAACAAATTTCGTGGAAAAGATTTCAACATATTGTGGGTAATTTTCCacgaatttttatttttgtagaaaaCGTCATAAATTTTTCGTGGATATTTTTCACAACTTTTGAATATTGATATCCATTTTCACAAAAATTTTGTAGGAAACATATACATTTTcacaagaaataaataaataatgaattttataagtattatattttgataaatgcAAGTTGTGAAAGGGTGCAGTTAATAATTGTGGAAGTGCAGTAgcttatgttaaaaatatacgGGCCTGGAGATATAAAGAAGCCCATTTGTAAGACTTGCTAATTGGGCTGAGACGGGATTAGAAATGAAGGCATTGGTTGTGGAGGAAATAGATAAGGCTATGGCTTTGGCTATGGTGCATAATTTGCAGAGAAAAAAGAACTGAAGATGGCGCAAACGCTGGCAATGCCCGTGGCATCCTCACTCGCTATAATCTCCAATTCTCGCTTCTCCAATGCTGTCTCCATTAACATTCTGAGTCCTCCAAAGGTAACCATTCACAATTAGGGTTTCGTGTTTGGCACAGTAAAACATGAACTGGAGGTGTATGTGCAGGTTCAAGGATTGACCATCAAGTGCGCTCGTGTTGGCGGTGTGGAGATTCCGAACAACAAGCGAATCGAGTACTCGCTGCAGTACATTCATGGAGTTGGAAGGAGCAGAGCGCGACAGATCCTGTGTGATATAAGCATGGATAACAAAATGACAAAGGAGCTCACTGAGGAGGAACTCATCACTCTCAGGGACGAAGTCTCCAAATACATGATTGAAGGAGACTTGGTAAGTAAAGATACTgttattacatttttgttttaatttttctgtgAGTTTCTTTGTGAATTGTAACTGACTGTGAATTTCGATGTCGTTGGGGGCCTCAGAGACGATTCAACGCGATTAATATAAAGAGACTGAAGGACATTCAGTGCTACAGAGGAATAAGGCATATTCAGGGGCTTCCGTGCAGAGGCCAGCGAACCAAGAACAATTGCAGGACCTTGAAGGGTAAGAAGGTTGCCATTGCcggtaaaaagaaaaagtaaacactttttgttttctgtgttgTGTTTTTACTGTTAAtcttgtaagaaaaaaaaaataatgttcacTGCAATTCGATTGTTTTGTTTAAGTCACGTGTAATTTATTGGATTTGGAAGTTCAACTAGTGTTTCTTGGCAATATATCCCACGAATCACTCTGCACTGCTTGAGCAGGTTGAAAATCTAGTTCTGGCCAGACAGACTTACATGTACAATCATAGATTAGAGATATTACAAATAAGGGTTTCTTTGAATAAATTTCGTTATATACACAATTTTTTGTAACATTTATAAACACTTTTagtagaagaaaataagaaggaaaaatagaaaataactttttttttataaattaacattgacttataaataagttaaaataacaGAAGACATAAAAGAGTTTCTAGACATTTTTTCATGgataagttaattttaagtCATAGAGAAACTTATTTGTTTCTTCCTGTGTGAATGCTTAGGATAATTTTCTCGGAACAGATCGTAGGTGGTGTTGGGTTTGATGGATCCGTAGGATGTTTTGAGTGATTATTGGTTTGATAGAGTAATACAAAATGTTCGAGTGTAGTGTCTTGAAGCTTAGCAAATGTCATGAAAAATGCTTCAGTCTGAGCCTAGTTAGAGTTCGGTTTATCTTACTACTTTGTTCCTAGCCCCTTAATATTTGGTTATTCAATTGGTGTTGTTTAAATGTAATGATAGATATGCTTGATCATAGGATCGTTTTTGGTGAGGAAAACTGAAGAAAATGTTTGAATATAGTTTCTTCAAGTTTGgcaaatttcatgaaatttgtttgaaatgttttttttttcaattgtacCACTGCCTATTGGAATGTTCTCTGATATCAGCTctattttatgtaaattttctCCAATTGCCACCTTTTCTGTTAATCCACTTTTTTATCTCAGATTTTTACCAATCCTGCATAGATGTCCTATATCAGtgcagtttttattttatacctgTTAGcataattgaatttgaatatgttttgtttaattgttttcaTGTTGAACCtccaagtaatataaaaattaggtGCTTTGTACTTATTAACCAATCATAAACTTGCTGTTTATTCTccttttgaattattattaaaatgaattttagtcGTTGACACGAGCTGGTGATCTCACTAACTAAAAAAGTAATCTTCACTTTATATAGAGAGCACAATAATATCATGATGTATCACTTATTCTAAGTTTAACTAGTTATTTTTAGTACATGCGACTGACAACACTAATGAAATGAACTGAATCAGATCATGATTGATGTTAGGCAGTTTCTTTTTGCGCCTCCTTATGTTTTTTCTTCCACCCTATATTGTCCTATCTGGATTGTGTAATTTGGAAGTTAAACATGTCTTCCGAAAGTTAGACAAtgttaaagagaaaaatagttttCGGATTACATAATTTGGTATTTAGTTTTCAAATTGTAGAATCTGGAAGTCTTTTTTAATTTCTGCTACAacattgaagttttttttttttacaaaaaaaaattgtttttgattGGGATATTTCAGAAATTATTTAccgattttttattttttgattgtATAACTTAAAATTGGCGAACTCTTATATAAGggtagaagaaaaaatataggGAGGTACACGCTGCCTCGATCTTATTCCTGTATTTGTACCAATCCGGTATCTGGATTTATCTATTCCATTTAAAGACTTTAGTTGAAGATCTATTCCATTTctacatatttcatttattcaAATTTACAACATTTTATTGTCATCAAAAAAGGGCAACACGTGCATATAACAAGAAAATTTAGTAAGTTATATGCAATGTCATTTCAATTCGATAGTTTCTAGAGAGCAGCATCAAGCAATTCTAGCATGTTTTAATAGGAAACTTGGAAATGGCCCAGTGTTTACCTCAATAAATTACTACGTGGAGTACTTGTAATGTGATGTAAAGTACAAAGCTAATGAATATAGAGATGGATCTCTTGGATTCtctttaattatgtattatgaTTACCTTTTAGTATTAAtctataacttattttattgtgaGAAATGTTTGTATAGCTACTATTAAAAGGTTTGTCTTTTTTAATCTTGACCATTTAATTGgtgttattcttttttcttttcttatgaaaaatttttcatctttctcttttatttttttaaaaaacagttTTATTAAGTAGAGCCattagattaaaagaaaataaattatgagtcaaaactattttttaaaaatttatatatagatcATTATGAGAAATGAGAagaattgattataattaataagttgAGTTTAACggttaaaatacatatttaagtATAACTGTTTTATCAACTTATTCTTATCTAATTGAAGATTATGGTATTTATAAtaaggaaaataatattttaacatattttttttctcaattttgacAAATTTGGCGTGGCAATTTtcaaatgaatttataagtttttttaagcTGTAAagatattgaaaaacaaaaattggagAAATTGGATGGTGCGTGGTATTCGTTGTTTCTTCGTAATATTctcaaaacttataaataaaattttcaaacataagtCTCAAGAGAaagagtttagagagagaaactATTTTGTACAAGAATGATACAAACAAAAAGCATATATGAAACATTTCTTGAATATCTTTATGTcttgaatatatttttctctttttaataaagTTGATAATTtgcacaaaaaagaaaacacaacatATAAAAGAGTACTagaatatatatacattaaagcATTAAATGATCATAAGTGGTTAGGCATGACACAAAAGAGTATTAGAATGTACATACATTAAATGATCATAAACGTTTAGgtatgatatatatattattgcttAGTGATGTCTGTTTTGAGTAACATAAAGTCATTTAGGATATATTAAGTTTAAGGCCAGTTACATGTATCATGAcggttttaaaatatattatatttatgatatattatatttatgatatattatGTATAGAACACTTAAtcactttttatcttttctcttaaattattatacactattttatttcaaatcttcatcaaactttaaaaaaacaagATTTACTTAATCgattttatcttaataaatttaaGCTATAAAGTGATAGAAATCTTGACCTTTGTATCCTGAAAGAGAAATAGTTTAAATCTTAGTTATGTAATGTTTTTCTAGTCTCAGGTTGTATAGCCTAGAAATGTTTTCCCGTATACAAATTTGACAATTAGTGATTGGTggtaaaagaaagaagaaagtttgaCAAAGAAAGATGAAAGGAACATGTTTTTATGAATAACTTTGCAAGTCAAATCATGGCTTAGGAATTTGTTAAtcatttctttgtttgtttgtctgTATACCATCTCTCTGAAATTTGATTTAGACTCATTTGCTTATGTAATATCCACGTTTTTTATCCAATTTTTCTGCTACTTTTGTCTTGTGTTTTTTAACTTAGTGTAAATGGTTAAAACACTccaaaattcttatattttatacatcttttaaattgtttttctctagttttaagttatttattatagtcctaataaaaaatatgacaaattaGTTTATCACCAAATAGTCATTATTACATAACCTAAAACGGATACTTCTTGCCTATTACATGTTtgaactaataaaaaaaagttcttctattatttacaaaattataacaaCTAATTTTGGcataaacttttttacaataattataacatGCAAAAACACAAATTAGGTTATACTTAAATTTCCTATCCACATCATCCCAAGTACAGGGAGACCAGAATGACCCGCGTGAACTTGTTTACCACTCCACATCCTATTTTTTTGTCCTTTCTTTCTTAATCTTCACCCCTTCTTTGTGTCCTCGTGGCGAACACAGTCAATATAAATAATAGGAAAAAAGATTCGGTGCATCATCTTCATAGATCTTGTACTAtaaacgcaaaaaaaaaaaaaaaaacatgaaaaatgataaacacatacttatttttccttctctctctcaATCAATATTTTAGGGATAATGGTTTCATCAAACTCCTATAACAATGTATTATAGCAATCATTTTCGTCTGCACAAGCACACACGACCTAACATCTCCCATGGTCCCTCttataagaaacaaaacacaCTACTTCACTCCCACACCGAAAAAATCTTCCTTGctctctctcattctctcttcaACCATGTCTTCTTCCTCCGATTCCGACCACCTTCCGCTGAGACAAATCCCTGGAAGCTACGGCCTCCCATTCTTCGGACCCATAATCGACCGCCACAACTACTTCTACCACGAGGGCCGCGACAAGTTCTTCGCTTCCAGAATCAGCCGCCACAACTCCACCGTCATCCGCACCAACATGCCGCCGGGACCCTTCATCTCCTCCGATCCTCGTGTCATTGCGCTGCTGGACGGGGCCTCCTTTCCTGTACTGTTCGATAACAATAAAGTCGAGAAGTTCAACGTCCTCGACGGCACTTTCATGCCCTCCACCAAGTTCACCGGCGGCTTCCGCGTCTGTGCCTACCTCGACACGGCGGAGCCCAACCACAAACTCATCAAGGACTTCTTCCTCCGAGCTCTCGCCCGACGAAAAGACTCCTTTCTCCCACTTTTTCGAAACTGTCTCCGTGAATCCT harbors:
- the LOC108335346 gene encoding 30S ribosomal protein S13, chloroplastic is translated as MAQTLAMPVASSLAIISNSRFSNAVSINILSPPKVQGLTIKCARVGGVEIPNNKRIEYSLQYIHGVGRSRARQILCDISMDNKMTKELTEEELITLRDEVSKYMIEGDLRRFNAINIKRLKDIQCYRGIRHIQGLPCRGQRTKNNCRTLKGKKVAIAGKKKK
- the LOC108335447 gene encoding fluoride export protein 1-like, yielding MERLSCTGSSIRRRSTSISSHTSHHTDNDDESERVSEAGDIGDRALPSTRLSESGSIRSSFDIRPEENEVVVSTEDEEILHPNSTLSTGAVVDSEAINHETRRGLPKLLDYASCMVHLAVFGILGVLTRYLLQKLFGPGVGNVTSNKTLLYLDLPSNMIGSFLMGWFGIVFKGDISNVSEHLAIAITTGYLGSLTTFSGWNQKMLELSVSGHWLFASLGFVVGLFLVAFSIIFGIETAKGFRWLLSKLSMSCGARSDGSNISTKVDSNSRQLTIMMMFLVILIMLWGVCGVLVKAEFRHGGNAAELWFACMVGPIGVWIRWFLARLNGRGLGKAGLLKWVPFGTLIANVSAAFVMAALATVKKAVHTRDCDTVVSGTQFGLLGCLSTVSTFAAEFNAMRESDYPWRAYAYALITICISFVIGILVYCIPVWTKGV